In the genome of Dermacentor silvarum isolate Dsil-2018 chromosome 1, BIME_Dsil_1.4, whole genome shotgun sequence, one region contains:
- the LOC125942841 gene encoding uncharacterized protein LOC125942841 has protein sequence MNHVWAVTFESAEATKKMLKHAEVQVKERRCLVVDPHNREVRLKLHWLLHNVHDDDVHAAFVPYGKVSDIQKERWRVQDVTDKGSSMRTVSLKLKPGLTIDDLPHQIRIAGIMALVVVAGRAPLCLRCNRTGHIRRECRVPRCSVCRRFGHEESQCVRTYASIPGPPKNEEIINELLMDEVDVEEIVSAPGPTLSPPSKKDLAVTTEKHDLTQVASGAILTSGAPTPAKEAETTTQVQARNPP, from the coding sequence ATGAACCACGTCTGGGCTGTGACGTTCGAGAGTGCAGAGGCGacgaagaagatgctgaagcacgcggaagttcaagtcaaggaacgacgctgtttggttgtggatccgcATAACCGGGAGGTGCGGCTAAAGCTGCACTGGTTACTGCACAATGTGCATGACGATGACGTACATGCGGCGTTTGTTCCGTACGGGAAAGTATCCGACATCCAGAAAGAACGCTGGCGTGTACAAGATGTCACGGACAAGGGATCGTCTATGCGTACGGTGTCCCTGAAGCTGAAGCCTGGCTTGACAATTGATGATCTTCCGCATCAGATACGAATAGCAGGCATAATGGCGCTAGTGGTCGTGGCAGGTCGTGCTCCCCTATGTCTTCGGTGCAACCGTACGGGGCACATCAGACGTGAGTGCCGCGTGCCGCGTTGTTCTGTGTGTCGACGATTCGGCCACGAAGAAAGTCAGTGcgtacgcacgtacgcaagcattCCAGGGCCACCAAAAAATGAGGAAATCATCAACGAGCTCCTTATGGACGAAGTTGACGTGGAGGAAATTGTCAGTGCGCCTGGACCAACCTTGTCGCCGCCTTCGAAGAAAGACTTGGCGGTAACGACCGAGAAACACGATCTTACGCAGGTCGCGAGTGGAGCCATATTGACATCAGGCGCGCCTACACCTGCTAAAGAGGCTGAAACAACGACGCAAGTGCAGGCAAGAAACCCTCCGTAA